The nucleotide window GTCATCAAAGCGTTCTTCATGTCAGGAATGCTCATGGCGGTATGGTGGGCCCTTGAGACGCGAAGCCACCTGAGCGCCGGAGTTGCCCTGCAATGTCTGGGGATCCTCGCCATCAGCGTAGCGGGTCAGTTTGCCTTCCAATATCTCGTGGACATACAGATGGACGCCGAGGGGTTCCACATCTTCCGTGACCTGCGGCTACGGGTGGGCGACCGCTTAAAGGGCGCTCCCATGGGCTATTTTTCCGAGCAGCGTCTCTCGGCGATAACCACCACGCTCACTACCACGGTGCACCAACTCGAAGAGTTCATGACCATCTGTCTCACGGGACTCTCGGGTGGCGTGGCCATGGCGGTGATCATGAGCTTGTTCTTCCTGCTTCAAGCGCCGCCGGTCGCCTTCATCACCTTTGTCGGCATTGCCGTAGGCCTCATTGTTTTGGATTGGCTGAGAAGACGCTCGACCGCCGTCACACGGGAGGTCACTGCCGCACAGGAGGAGATGACCGACAAGGTGATCGAATACGCCCGCGGCATGGCCGTGTTGCGGGCATTCGCGACACCTGACGGGACACTTGCCGCAGCAAAGGCGTCCTTTGAGCGGAAGCGTCAGGCAGACTACGACCAAGAGCAGGCGGCACAGGGCATCCTCAAGCTCTATGCGCTCGTGTTCAACCTTGCAAGCTGCGGAGTCCTTCTCGCCGCATGCGCACTGTATCTGACAGGCGCTCTGTCTCTCTCATGGGCGCTCACACTGCTGGTTGCCGCTTTTATGATCTACGGAGAGCTTATCAGCGCGAACAACAGTGCGTTTCTCACCAAGAAGATCGAAGGAGAGCTTAACCGCATTGACGAGGTATGTTCGGTGCCAAAGCAAGACCTTACGGATGAGACACTCTCGCCCGACGGATTTGCCCTGGCCATGGAGGATGTCTCATTCGGTTACGGCGACGGCCGTCGTGTCATAGACGGAGTAACGCTCTTTATTCCCGAAGGCTCAACCTGCGCGCTTGTCGGTCCCAGCGGCTCGGGTAAAACGACGCTGGTGAATCTGCTTGCGCGCTTTTGGGATGTCGAGAAGGGACGCGTCACCATCGGCGGCATCGATGTCCGCGAGGGAACGGCGGAAAGCCTGCTCGCAAACATATCGATGGTGTTCCAGAGCGTATACCTGTTCAATGATACCGTCGAGAACAACATCCGCTTTGGTCGCCCCGATGCGCCGCGCGAAGAGGTCATCGCCGCGGCCAAGCGTGCGCGGTGCCATGACTTCATCATGGGACTTCCCGATGGCTACGACACGGTGCTCGAGGAAGGCGGGGCAAACCTTTCCGGCGGAGAGCGCCAGAGAGTGTCCATTGCACGCGCCATTATGAAGGATGCGCCGATCGTCATCCTTGACGAGGCTACGAGCTCGGTCGATCCGGAAAACGAGCACCTGCTCATGAAGGCAGTAGCAGAGCTGACACGAGGAAAGACCCTTGTTACCATCGCGCATCGCCTGAACACGGTACGCGATGCTGACCAGATCCTTGTGATCGACAGCGGGTGCATCGTTCAGCGTGGTACACATGATGAACTGATAAAGAAAGAAGGTATTTACCGACGCTTCATCGAGATGCGCCGGGAGGCCGCCGGATGGCGTATCGGTGGGACAGATTCATAGGTCGACAGGAATCAGCCACCTCATATGTGGCGTGCAGGATGAACTCCGCCATCAGTCCGTCGGGCGAGGTCAGAAGCCAGTCGGCTGGAAGCTGCAATGCTTTCGCCTTTTCCCATGCGGAGCTCCAGCCGACGCGTCACCCGTCAACGCCAGCGATTTCGAATTCGTTTGACGTTTCTGTTCATGCAGTGTCTGCCAAAGTGCCTATATGCGAACTTCTTTATTGGTGATAATTCCTGGTGATGCTCGTTGAGCAGGTCATCCGGACAGTCGTAGACTCCGAAGTCCTGATTGATGCCCTCGCTTTGGATGTAGGTGTCGTTTCTGTCGAAGTCAATCACAGGATGCCGAAAATCCTCTACCGCGACACCGTAGCCGCAAAACGCACCAGAGCAATCCCCGTTTGTCGACTGCAGTCCCTCAAGGTAAGGCCTATCCAATATGATGGCCTCCAGTTCGTACCATACGCCCTCAAGGAACACCTCAACCCAGCTATGCAGGACTTCATTTGAAGCGCTGCGATAGACGAGTCCCGTCATTGCGCCTTTCTGCAAATTCTTATCGATAGTGAATCCGTGCACGCGACAGGGGACGCCACACGCGCGAAGGAGTGCCATGAAAAGGGTGCCTTTCGTGTTGCACTGCCCGTATCCGTCCGAAAGTACCCTAGATGCTGGAATGTCGTCATCGATGTTGTATCCGAAAAGAACCTCGTCTCTCACATAGTTATAGATCGCCCTGATCCGTTCGAATTCCCCCATTTGTTTCCAGCCTCTTCTTTGGAGAAGCCCCTGGATGGAGGGGTCAGAATAATCAAGCATTCGCGTCTCTGCCAGATAGTTCTCCATCATTTCGCCTCCACGCACACGAATGCTTGCCAGGGTTTCATCTCTGGTCTCAAATGTACCTCGAAGGCGTGGGGCAGGGGTCTCAGGAAAGTCCCGGGCGGGATTGTTTTTCCACTAGTTTTGCCTTTCCCTACCTGCTTGGGCCCTTCCCTGCGGCTCGCTTGAACATAACGCTGAGGCTATTCGGGCATGCTGAAGTTATTCAGGCGTTTAGATCCCAAATAGGAGCGCCCCGCAACTAGGAGAGCCCCGCGACCGGATGGACACGGTCGCGGGGCCGGGGATCCCACATGCGGGGGGCGTCGCAACCCCTACGGCTGCTGGCCTAGAACTCCAGGTTCTTGCCCGTCTGCCTGCTGAAGATGTGGACGGCGTTACCGCTGAACAGGTAGGTCACGTGCTCGCCGATGGAGTGGTCGGCAACCTTGACGTCGCCGCCGTCGGTGGAGCTGACCACGGCCACCACGTCCTGGCCCATCGAGCTGATGTGGAGGTGCGCGGTGGAGCCCATCATCTCGGACACCTCGACGGTGCCCTCGAGGACGGGGTTCTCCGTCGTGGTGAGCGCGACGTGCTCGGGACGCACGCCCAGCGTGATGGGTTGGGACTGGATGTTATGCTCGCGCAGGTTGACCTGCTTCTCGGTGCCCGGGACGATGGTGACGGGACCGATCTCGATGGCGTAGCTGTCGCCGTCGCGCTTGAGCTCGGCGTCGAAGAAGTTCATCTGCGGGACGCCGATGAAGCCTGCGACGAAGAGGTTTGCGGGGTGGTCGAAGACCTCCTGAGGGGTGCCGATCTGCTGCGCGATGCCGTCCTTCATGATCACGATGCGGTCGCCCAGGGTCATGGCCTCGGTCTGGTCGTGCGTGACGTAGAGGAACGTGGTGTCGATCTTCTTGCGCAGCTTGATGATCTCGGCGCGCATCTGGTTGCGGAGCTTGGCGTCCAGGTTGGAGAGCGGCTCGTCCATGAGCAGGACCTTGGGCTCGCGCACGATGGCGCGCCCGATGGCGACGCGCTGGCGCTGGCCGCCCGAGAGGGCCTTGGGCTTGCGGTCGAGGTACTCGGTGATGCCCAGGGTCTCGGCGGCCTCGCGGACCTTCTTGTCGATCTCGTCCTTGGGGAGCTTGCGCAGCTTCAGGGGGAACGCCATGTTGTCGTACACGCTCATGTGCGGGTACAGGGCGTAGCTCTGGAAGACCATCGCGATGTCGCGGTCCTTGGGGGCGATGTCGTTGACGACCTTGCCGTCGATGGAGATCTCGCCATCGGTGATGTCCTCGAGGCCGGCGATCATGCGCAGCGTCGTGGACTTGCCGCAACCGGAGGGGCCGACCAGGACGATGAACTCGCGGTCGGCGACCTCGAGGTTGAAGTCCTTGACGACGACAACGCCCTCGTCCGTGACCTCGATCGTGGACTTGGCCTCCTGCTTGCCCCTGTCCTTCTTGCCCTTGCGCTCGGTGTTGGGATAGACCTTCCTGACGTGCTTGAAACTCACCTCGGCCATGGTTAGCCCGCGCTCCTTCCATACATGCGAGTCATCGAGGCGATGCGCTCGGTGAGCTCTGGCGTAATCTGACCTGGCAGCATCCTCCACTGCCAGTTTCCCCCCAGGGTCCCGGGAGTGTTGGTACGTGCATCCGGGCCCAGGCCCAGGAAGTCCTGCATCTGCGTGACGAAGAGCGCCGCGACGCTCGACATGCCACCGCGGATGAAGCCCCAGTTGAAGCCCTCTTCCTCGTTCAGGCCCAAGTAGCGACGGGCCATGTCCACGTCTGTGGCGTCCGCCTCCTGACGCCATCCCATGATGGTCTGGTTGTCATGCGTGCCGACGTAGCACACGCAGTGGGGCTCGAAGCTGTGAGGCAGGAACGCGCTGGTGTCGCGGGAGTCGAAGGCGAACTCGAGCAGCTTCATGCCCGGGAATCCCGAGTCCGACAGGAGCTGCTCGACCTCAGGGGTGTGATAGCCCAGGTCCTCGGCGATGAAGTGCAGGCCCTCGAAGCTGTCGGACAGGGTGCCCACGAGCGCCATGCCCGGCCCCTTGACCCAATGGCCCTTCCGAGCGGTCTTCTCGCCGAAGGGCACCGCCCAATAGGACTCGAAGCCACGAAAGTGGTCGATGCGGATGACGTCGTAGAGCCGCGCCGCGCCGCCGATCCTGCGGATCCACCAGCCGAAGCCGTCCCTCTCCATCGCGTCGTAGTCGTACAGCGGGTTGCCCCAGAGCTGCCCGTCCGCGCTGAAGCTGTCGGGGGGCACGCCCGCGACCTCGATGGGGACGTTCTTCTCGTCCAGCTGGAACCACTGAGGCTCGGCCCACACGTCGGCAGAGTCCAGTGCGACGTAGATGGGCAGGTCGCCGATGATGCCGACGCCCTTCTCGCGCGCGTAGGCGCGCAGCGCGTCCCACTGCCTGAAGAACAGGTACTGGACGTAGAGGTTGAAGTCCACCTCGCGGGCAAGCCGGGAGCGATAGGCCGCCAGGGACTGTGGCCTGCGCAGGCGGATGCCCTCGTCGGGCCAATCGATCCAGGAGGTCATGCCGAAGTGCGCCTTGATGGCCATGAACAGGGCGTAGTCCTCGACCCAGAAGGCGTTCTCCCGGACGAAGGCCGCGACCTTCTCCCGGTCGCGCCCCCAGCCACGTCCGAACGCCCTGCGCAGGAGGTCGAAGCGGCTCCGGTAGATGAGCGCGTAGTCGACGGACGCGGGGTCCTCGCCCCAGTCGGGGGCGCTGACCTCGTCCTGCAGGAGCAACCCGTCCTCGACCAGGAGGTCGAGGTCCACGAAGTAGGGGTTGCCCGCAAAGGCCGAGGGGCTCTGGTAGGGCGAGTCGCCCAGACTCGTGGGGCCGACCGGCAGCATCTGCCACCAGGACTGGCCCGCAGCGGCGAGGAAGTCGACGAACTCCCTCGCCGCCTTGCCAAGGCTCCCGATCCCATAGGGAGAAGGAAGAGATGAGATCGGGAGGATGATTCCACTCGAACGGTCCATGTCCTACCCCTTTACGGCGCCTGCCGCGACACCCTTGATGATGTGCTTCTGGCAGAGCAGATAGAAGACGATGACTGGGACGATGCTGAGCAGGATGAGGGCCATGGTCGCGCCTAGGTCCACGGTGCCGTAGCTGCCCTTGAGATACTGGATGTGGATGGGGATGGTGCGGTACGCGTTGATGTCGAGCACGAGGTAGGGCAGGAGGTAGTCGTTCCAGACCCACATGATCTCGAGGATGCCGACCGAGATGAGCGTCGGCTTGAGCATGGGCAGGACCACCAGGAAGAAGGTGCGGATGGGACCGCAGCCGTCGATGGAGGCCGCCTCCTCGATCTCGAGGGGGATGGACTTGACGAAGCCGACGAACATGAAGATGGCGAGACCCGCGCCAAAGCCCAGGTACACGACCGGGATGGTCCACGGCGTGTTGAGCGCCAACGAGTCGGCCGTCTTGGAGAGGGTGAACATGACCATCTGGAACGGGACGACCATCGAGAAGATGCAGAGGTAGTACACGACCTTGCAGAACTTGGAGTTCACGCGGGCGATGTACCACGCCGCCATGGAGCAGAACAGCAGGATCAAAAACGTGGACACCACGGTGATGAACACGCTGTAGAGCACCGACATGACGAACGGGTAGTTGCCGAAGGTCATGCCGTTGATGAAGTTGGACCAACCGGCGAAGCTCTCCGACGTGGGCAGCGAGAACGTCTCGGTCTTGACATAGGTGTTCAGCTTGAACGAGTTGATCACCACGGCCACGACCGGCAGCACGTAGATGACGCAGATGACGGCGAGGACGACGGACAGTGTGGTCTTACGGCGCCTCTCGGAGGCGAGGGTCTCCTGCTTCCCGGCCATTACTGCTGCACCTCCCTCTTACGGGTGTAGGCGAGCTGGGCAAGTCC belongs to Olsenella uli DSM 7084 and includes:
- a CDS encoding transglutaminase-like domain-containing protein; amino-acid sequence: MMENYLAETRMLDYSDPSIQGLLQRRGWKQMGEFERIRAIYNYVRDEVLFGYNIDDDIPASRVLSDGYGQCNTKGTLFMALLRACGVPCRVHGFTIDKNLQKGAMTGLVYRSASNEVLHSWVEVFLEGVWYELEAIILDRPYLEGLQSTNGDCSGAFCGYGVAVEDFRHPVIDFDRNDTYIQSEGINQDFGVYDCPDDLLNEHHQELSPIKKFAYRHFGRHCMNRNVKRIRNRWR
- a CDS encoding carbohydrate ABC transporter permease: MAGKQETLASERRRKTTLSVVLAVICVIYVLPVVAVVINSFKLNTYVKTETFSLPTSESFAGWSNFINGMTFGNYPFVMSVLYSVFITVVSTFLILLFCSMAAWYIARVNSKFCKVVYYLCIFSMVVPFQMVMFTLSKTADSLALNTPWTIPVVYLGFGAGLAIFMFVGFVKSIPLEIEEAASIDGCGPIRTFFLVVLPMLKPTLISVGILEIMWVWNDYLLPYLVLDINAYRTIPIHIQYLKGSYGTVDLGATMALILLSIVPVIVFYLLCQKHIIKGVAAGAVKG
- a CDS encoding ABC transporter ATP-binding protein; translated protein: MAEVSFKHVRKVYPNTERKGKKDRGKQEAKSTIEVTDEGVVVVKDFNLEVADREFIVLVGPSGCGKSTTLRMIAGLEDITDGEISIDGKVVNDIAPKDRDIAMVFQSYALYPHMSVYDNMAFPLKLRKLPKDEIDKKVREAAETLGITEYLDRKPKALSGGQRQRVAIGRAIVREPKVLLMDEPLSNLDAKLRNQMRAEIIKLRKKIDTTFLYVTHDQTEAMTLGDRIVIMKDGIAQQIGTPQEVFDHPANLFVAGFIGVPQMNFFDAELKRDGDSYAIEIGPVTIVPGTEKQVNLREHNIQSQPITLGVRPEHVALTTTENPVLEGTVEVSEMMGSTAHLHISSMGQDVVAVVSSTDGGDVKVADHSIGEHVTYLFSGNAVHIFSRQTGKNLEF
- the malQ gene encoding 4-alpha-glucanotransferase, yielding MDRSSGIILPISSLPSPYGIGSLGKAAREFVDFLAAAGQSWWQMLPVGPTSLGDSPYQSPSAFAGNPYFVDLDLLVEDGLLLQDEVSAPDWGEDPASVDYALIYRSRFDLLRRAFGRGWGRDREKVAAFVRENAFWVEDYALFMAIKAHFGMTSWIDWPDEGIRLRRPQSLAAYRSRLAREVDFNLYVQYLFFRQWDALRAYAREKGVGIIGDLPIYVALDSADVWAEPQWFQLDEKNVPIEVAGVPPDSFSADGQLWGNPLYDYDAMERDGFGWWIRRIGGAARLYDVIRIDHFRGFESYWAVPFGEKTARKGHWVKGPGMALVGTLSDSFEGLHFIAEDLGYHTPEVEQLLSDSGFPGMKLLEFAFDSRDTSAFLPHSFEPHCVCYVGTHDNQTIMGWRQEADATDVDMARRYLGLNEEEGFNWGFIRGGMSSVAALFVTQMQDFLGLGPDARTNTPGTLGGNWQWRMLPGQITPELTERIASMTRMYGRSAG
- a CDS encoding ABC transporter ATP-binding protein, encoding MFAIMKRILDLAGSFSPTSRRSLMAGMVCNVIKAFFMSGMLMAVWWALETRSHLSAGVALQCLGILAISVAGQFAFQYLVDIQMDAEGFHIFRDLRLRVGDRLKGAPMGYFSEQRLSAITTTLTTTVHQLEEFMTICLTGLSGGVAMAVIMSLFFLLQAPPVAFITFVGIAVGLIVLDWLRRRSTAVTREVTAAQEEMTDKVIEYARGMAVLRAFATPDGTLAAAKASFERKRQADYDQEQAAQGILKLYALVFNLASCGVLLAACALYLTGALSLSWALTLLVAAFMIYGELISANNSAFLTKKIEGELNRIDEVCSVPKQDLTDETLSPDGFALAMEDVSFGYGDGRRVIDGVTLFIPEGSTCALVGPSGSGKTTLVNLLARFWDVEKGRVTIGGIDVREGTAESLLANISMVFQSVYLFNDTVENNIRFGRPDAPREEVIAAAKRARCHDFIMGLPDGYDTVLEEGGANLSGGERQRVSIARAIMKDAPIVILDEATSSVDPENEHLLMKAVAELTRGKTLVTIAHRLNTVRDADQILVIDSGCIVQRGTHDELIKKEGIYRRFIEMRREAAGWRIGGTDS